One Rhodococcus sp. P1Y DNA window includes the following coding sequences:
- a CDS encoding Rv0361 family membrane protein, protein MKTRRRVGGRWIAALAAAVLLIVAVGVAGFLYLSGEREDNSPETQIRARVSSFTEALTSGDLETLRSTSCGEMAAYYRDIPDAAFADVHRTAVEQGNIPVVEGVDAVQITGDTAIAQVIAYTAANPNERSPRTFDLRLEGDEWKVCDPE, encoded by the coding sequence GTGAAGACACGTCGACGAGTAGGCGGACGCTGGATCGCTGCGTTGGCCGCGGCGGTGCTGCTGATCGTCGCCGTAGGAGTAGCTGGTTTTCTGTACCTGTCGGGCGAACGCGAGGACAACTCGCCCGAAACTCAGATTCGAGCGCGGGTCAGCTCGTTCACCGAGGCGTTGACGTCGGGAGATCTCGAGACTCTTCGGTCGACCTCATGTGGAGAGATGGCCGCCTACTACCGCGACATCCCCGACGCCGCTTTCGCGGACGTGCATCGCACGGCGGTCGAGCAAGGGAACATCCCCGTCGTCGAGGGCGTCGATGCAGTTCAGATCACCGGCGACACCGCCATTGCGCAGGTCATCGCGTACACCGCAGCAAACCCGAACGAGCGGTCACCTCGGACCTTCGACCTCCGCCTCGAGGGTGACGAATGGAAGGTCTGCGATCCCGAGTAA
- the fbaA gene encoding class II fructose-bisphosphate aldolase, whose protein sequence is MPIATPEVYAEMLGRAKEHQFAFPAINCVGSESVNAAIKGFADAGSDGIIQFSTGGAEFASGLGVKDMVTGAVALAEFAHVIAARYDVTIALHTDHCPKDKLDTYVRPLLAISQERVDAGRNPLFQSHMWDGSAVPIDENLEIAKDLLAKAAAARIILEIEIGVVGGEEDGVEAEINDKLYTSNEDFLKTVEALGAGDAGSRYLLAATFGNVHGVYKPGNVKLKPSVLADGQRVASEKLGLAAGSKPFDFVFHGGSGSAKSEIEEALDYGVVKMNVDTDTQYAFSRPIAGHFFSNYDGVLKVDGEVGNKKAYDPRSYLKKAEAGMTARVIEACNDLKSAGRSVSAG, encoded by the coding sequence GTGCCGATCGCAACTCCCGAGGTCTACGCCGAGATGCTTGGCCGGGCCAAGGAACACCAATTCGCATTTCCGGCAATCAACTGCGTGGGTTCCGAGTCCGTCAACGCCGCAATCAAAGGCTTCGCCGACGCGGGAAGTGACGGCATCATTCAGTTCTCGACCGGCGGTGCCGAGTTCGCGTCCGGTCTCGGTGTCAAGGACATGGTCACCGGCGCTGTGGCGCTCGCGGAGTTCGCTCACGTGATCGCCGCGAGGTACGACGTCACCATCGCGCTGCATACCGACCACTGCCCGAAGGACAAGCTCGACACCTACGTCCGCCCGCTGCTCGCCATCTCGCAGGAGCGCGTCGACGCGGGTCGCAATCCGCTGTTCCAGTCGCACATGTGGGATGGATCTGCCGTGCCGATCGACGAGAACCTGGAAATTGCCAAGGATCTGCTCGCCAAGGCTGCAGCGGCTCGCATCATCCTGGAAATCGAGATCGGTGTCGTCGGCGGTGAAGAAGACGGCGTCGAAGCAGAGATCAACGACAAGCTCTACACCTCCAACGAGGACTTCCTCAAGACCGTCGAGGCTCTCGGTGCGGGTGACGCAGGATCGCGCTACCTACTCGCAGCAACGTTCGGCAACGTGCACGGCGTATACAAGCCGGGCAACGTCAAGCTCAAGCCGTCCGTGCTCGCCGACGGCCAGCGTGTGGCGTCGGAGAAGCTGGGTCTGGCCGCAGGCTCGAAGCCGTTCGACTTCGTGTTCCACGGCGGATCGGGTTCGGCGAAGAGCGAGATCGAAGAGGCTCTCGATTACGGCGTCGTCAAGATGAACGTCGACACCGACACCCAGTACGCGTTCAGCCGCCCCATCGCCGGTCATTTCTTCAGCAACTACGACGGTGTGCTGAAGGTCGACGGCGAGGTCGGCAACAAGAAGGCCTACGACCCGCGCAGCTACCTCAAGAAGGCCGAAGCCGGCATGACCGCCCGCGTCATCGAGGCATGCAACGACCTCAAGTCCGCTGGTCGGAGCGTAAGCGCCGGATAG
- a CDS encoding VTT domain-containing protein, translating into MSLLAASESVTTNLALLPGFLDPVNLLNSFGTWVLVGLLLVVFIESGLLFPLLPGDSLLFTAGLIAASKSADIPPFAPIGVLLVLIPIAAILGDQVGFFIGTKGGAALFKSNDSKFFKKKYIDESHAFFEKHGPITIILARFVPIVRTFAPVVAGASKMKYSIFLTYNVVGGIVWGAGVTMLGYLLGQIQFIRDNVDIIFILIVLVSVLPIAIEVGKRLIKARKTPLSEASDAIDAQQDPTS; encoded by the coding sequence GTGAGTCTTCTTGCTGCCTCGGAATCCGTGACGACCAACCTGGCGCTCCTGCCCGGGTTTCTCGATCCGGTGAATCTGCTCAACTCGTTCGGCACCTGGGTGCTGGTCGGGTTGCTGCTCGTCGTCTTCATCGAATCCGGACTCCTGTTCCCGCTGCTGCCAGGTGATTCACTGCTCTTCACGGCCGGTTTGATCGCGGCATCGAAGTCCGCGGACATCCCACCGTTCGCTCCCATCGGGGTGCTGCTCGTACTCATCCCTATCGCTGCGATTCTCGGTGACCAGGTCGGATTCTTCATCGGGACCAAGGGTGGCGCGGCGCTCTTCAAGTCGAACGACTCCAAGTTCTTCAAGAAGAAGTACATCGACGAGTCACATGCGTTCTTCGAGAAGCACGGCCCGATCACCATCATCCTGGCGCGATTCGTACCCATCGTGCGCACATTCGCGCCCGTCGTCGCCGGTGCGTCGAAAATGAAGTACTCCATCTTCCTCACCTACAACGTGGTCGGCGGCATCGTCTGGGGAGCGGGCGTCACAATGCTCGGCTACCTCCTCGGACAAATTCAGTTCATCCGAGACAACGTCGACATCATCTTCATCCTCATCGTCCTGGTGTCCGTCCTGCCGATCGCCATCGAGGTCGGTAAGCGACTGATCAAGGCCCGTAAGACTCCGCTGTCCGAGGCGAGCGACGCCATCGACGCGCAGCAGGACCCCACCTCCTAG
- a CDS encoding DedA family protein, with amino-acid sequence MGQFGPLSTAGPLVVWIIVMTFVFIECAVIIGLFLPGDSMLITAGIVMATHASGTAHVWALSAGAMVAAIAGNQVGYVIGHRTGSTLVARKNGKYLNTKNLHKVNLLLEKHGFWAVLVARWIPWVRTLCPMVAGAAKMNHRRYTIASTLGAIIWAPVLLLVGFYFGSFLDKVPWLLPAVLIGMIVLLVVGTGLGIWQYRKEMARPAETIEVEEVLE; translated from the coding sequence ATGGGCCAATTCGGCCCCCTCTCCACCGCAGGCCCTCTGGTCGTGTGGATCATCGTCATGACCTTCGTGTTCATCGAGTGCGCCGTGATCATCGGCCTGTTCCTGCCCGGTGATTCCATGCTCATCACTGCCGGAATCGTCATGGCTACGCACGCATCCGGAACCGCACATGTGTGGGCACTGTCGGCCGGAGCCATGGTCGCAGCAATCGCAGGCAACCAGGTGGGCTACGTCATCGGGCATCGCACCGGATCGACTCTCGTCGCTCGCAAGAACGGCAAATACCTCAACACCAAGAACCTGCACAAGGTGAACTTGCTACTGGAAAAGCACGGGTTCTGGGCGGTCCTCGTTGCTCGATGGATTCCGTGGGTTCGCACCCTGTGCCCGATGGTCGCAGGCGCTGCAAAAATGAATCACCGCCGCTACACGATCGCAAGCACGCTGGGCGCGATCATCTGGGCGCCGGTACTCCTGCTGGTCGGCTTCTACTTCGGCAGCTTCCTCGACAAGGTGCCGTGGCTGCTCCCAGCCGTGCTGATCGGCATGATCGTGCTTCTGGTCGTGGGGACCGGACTCGGAATCTGGCAATACCGCAAGGAGATGGCTCGGCCCGCGGAGACCATCGAGGTCGAAGAAGTTCTCGAGTAG
- a CDS encoding methyltransferase domain-containing protein — protein sequence MGTSWNPDVYLNYADERSRPFVEMVARIRHDSPARVVDLGCGTGVQTATLAERWPDAVITGVDSSQDMVAKQPPDLPPNVSVVEGNILDFDATGVDVLVSNAALQWVPQHRDLIPVWASQLNSGGTLAWQVPGNFDAPSHVLMRELASSPEWAPLLTGVLRGGDSTDSAQQYASALLDTSWSVDTSWSVDAWETTYMHVLQGEDPVLKWVRGTGLRPVLDVLTEDQRLRFEEQYAALLREAYPSTTAGTVFPFRRVFVVGRKD from the coding sequence ATGGGGACCTCGTGGAATCCGGATGTGTACCTGAATTACGCCGACGAGCGTTCGCGGCCGTTCGTCGAGATGGTGGCACGAATTCGGCACGATTCTCCGGCGCGGGTGGTGGACCTCGGCTGCGGGACCGGCGTTCAAACGGCGACCCTGGCCGAGCGCTGGCCCGACGCGGTCATCACGGGCGTCGACTCGTCGCAGGACATGGTTGCGAAGCAGCCGCCGGATCTACCGCCGAACGTCTCCGTCGTCGAAGGCAATATTTTGGATTTCGACGCAACCGGGGTCGATGTACTCGTGTCGAACGCCGCGCTTCAATGGGTGCCGCAGCATCGGGATCTGATTCCGGTCTGGGCGTCGCAGTTGAATTCGGGTGGCACTCTGGCGTGGCAAGTGCCGGGAAATTTCGACGCCCCGTCGCATGTGCTTATGCGAGAACTGGCATCGTCGCCGGAATGGGCGCCACTGTTGACCGGTGTCCTGCGCGGCGGTGACAGTACCGACTCGGCACAGCAGTATGCGTCGGCGTTGCTCGACACGTCATGGTCCGTCGACACGTCATGGTCCGTCGACGCGTGGGAAACGACGTACATGCACGTCCTGCAGGGTGAAGACCCCGTCTTGAAGTGGGTGCGGGGGACCGGGTTGCGGCCCGTGCTGGATGTACTGACCGAAGATCAGCGACTTCGGTTCGAGGAGCAGTACGCGGCGCTCCTCCGTGAGGCATATCCCTCGACGACCGCAGGGACCGTCTTTCCGTTCCGCAGGGTCTTCGTCGTCGGTCGGAAAGACTGA
- a CDS encoding glycoside hydrolase family 76 protein gives MQELWAQRADAAEGAVLSRHVRRLWGLPGTALAVVAWPPVRRERAFLKWHYWWQAHLLDCAVDAASREPTSKRRRRLAKIARAHRIRNITGWTNNYYDDMAWLGLALERTQRLHSVGHRTAIQTIEMELFDAWSPDAGGGIPWRRGDDFFNAPANGPASILLARTGRSWRAQAMADWMDSALKDPKSGLIFDGIRTGSVLDRAIFSYCQGVVLGVETELAIRLDESRHRERVHDLVAAVEARLCRDLVIVGGGGGDGGLFDGILARYLAFVATSLPGDSDEDQAARTLAAAIVLASAESAWENRLEVEDYPLFGAAWESEARLPGPSHSVATSRGGTVRSSVVPERDLSVQLGGWMLMEAAYTVSAAGFR, from the coding sequence ATGCAGGAGCTATGGGCGCAGCGGGCCGACGCTGCGGAGGGGGCGGTGCTCTCGCGGCACGTACGTCGGTTGTGGGGTCTGCCGGGGACAGCGCTTGCCGTCGTAGCGTGGCCGCCGGTTCGTCGCGAGCGGGCGTTTCTGAAGTGGCACTACTGGTGGCAGGCGCACCTGCTCGACTGCGCGGTGGATGCCGCGAGCCGTGAACCGACCTCCAAGCGCCGTCGGCGGCTCGCAAAGATCGCCCGCGCGCATCGTATTCGGAACATCACAGGCTGGACGAACAACTACTACGACGACATGGCCTGGCTCGGGCTGGCATTGGAACGAACGCAGCGCTTGCACTCGGTAGGACACCGAACCGCTATTCAAACGATCGAGATGGAGCTGTTCGACGCGTGGTCCCCGGACGCCGGGGGTGGCATCCCGTGGCGCCGAGGGGATGATTTCTTCAACGCTCCGGCCAATGGCCCTGCGTCGATTCTTCTTGCACGAACAGGCCGGTCGTGGCGCGCGCAGGCGATGGCAGATTGGATGGACAGTGCGCTCAAGGATCCGAAGAGTGGTCTGATCTTCGACGGAATCCGTACTGGCAGCGTGCTCGATCGGGCGATCTTCAGCTATTGCCAGGGCGTTGTTCTGGGAGTGGAGACCGAGCTTGCAATTCGGCTCGACGAATCGAGACACCGTGAGCGCGTGCACGACCTGGTCGCTGCGGTTGAGGCCCGGTTGTGTCGGGACCTGGTCATCGTCGGGGGAGGCGGCGGAGATGGAGGGCTGTTCGACGGCATTCTCGCTCGCTACCTGGCGTTCGTCGCGACGAGTCTGCCGGGGGATTCCGACGAAGATCAGGCTGCTCGTACTTTGGCTGCGGCGATCGTGCTCGCCTCGGCCGAATCAGCATGGGAGAACCGGCTGGAGGTCGAGGACTATCCCTTGTTCGGCGCTGCGTGGGAGTCCGAGGCAAGGCTCCCGGGGCCGAGCCACTCCGTCGCGACTTCTCGTGGGGGAACCGTTCGTTCCTCGGTCGTACCCGAACGAGACCTGTCCGTTCAGCTCGGCGGGTGGATGTTGATGGAGGCGGCGTACACGGTGTCCGCAGCCGGCTTTCGTTAG
- a CDS encoding TrmH family RNA methyltransferase, with protein MPTGDIPTGDEPGPTEWGEHPNGVGPWEQEHDDPRPTGAQFDTALLDGGDRRNVVDAYRYWSREAIVADIDTRRHSLHVAIENFANDANIGTVVRTANAFAAQSVHIVGRRRWNRRGAMVTDRYQHIHHHDTVADLLVFAREHDLTVVAVDNTPGSVPIETADLPRDCLLLFGQEGPGVTADARDGASMTVSIAQFGSTRSINAGVAAGIAMHAWIRRHADLSQAWS; from the coding sequence ATCCCTACCGGCGACATCCCTACCGGCGACGAGCCCGGCCCGACCGAATGGGGAGAGCACCCGAACGGCGTCGGGCCGTGGGAGCAGGAGCACGACGATCCTCGTCCCACCGGGGCGCAGTTCGACACCGCGTTGCTCGACGGGGGCGACCGTCGCAATGTCGTCGACGCCTATCGGTATTGGAGCAGGGAAGCGATCGTTGCGGACATCGACACTCGGCGCCACTCGCTGCACGTCGCCATCGAGAACTTCGCCAACGATGCGAACATCGGCACGGTCGTCAGGACAGCCAATGCTTTTGCCGCACAGTCGGTTCACATCGTCGGGCGCCGTCGTTGGAACAGGCGTGGTGCGATGGTGACCGACCGCTATCAGCACATCCATCATCACGACACAGTGGCTGACCTGCTCGTTTTTGCGCGCGAGCACGATCTGACGGTTGTTGCCGTCGACAACACGCCGGGATCGGTACCCATCGAGACGGCTGACCTGCCTCGCGACTGTCTGCTCCTGTTCGGTCAAGAGGGTCCTGGAGTCACCGCAGACGCCCGTGACGGCGCGTCGATGACCGTGTCCATCGCGCAGTTCGGGTCGACTCGAAGCATCAACGCAGGTGTTGCAGCCGGGATTGCGATGCACGCCTGGATCAGGCGTCATGCTGATCTGTCACAGGCCTGGTCCTGA